Sequence from the Sinorhizobium meliloti genome:
TCCGATCTGGAGGGAGGAGTAGGGCGGTTCGAAGACATGCTCGAAGGGGCCGCCGACCAGCCGGTCGGCTTCCGCGACCGCCTGGGTCAGCACGCCTGCTACGCCGTGTATCGCATTCAGCCCCTGATCCGGGCGCGAAGAATGCCCGGAACGCCCCCTGACCGTCAGCCGTGCCGCCGCCTTGCCCTTGTGGGCACGGATCGCGCGCATGCCGGTCGGCTCGCCGATGATCGCGCCGAGCGGCTGGCGGCAAAGTTCCGGCAGGCGTGCGATCATGTGTGGTACGCCGCGGCAGCCTGCCTCCTCATCATAGGACAAGGCGAGGTGCAGCGGCCGACGAAGCGGCATTGCCGCAAGCTTCGGAACGGCTGCGAGAACGGCCGCAAGGAAACCCTTCATGTCGGTGGTGCCGCGGCCATAGAGCCGGTCCGCCTCGACGCGAAGGCGGAAGGGATCGCTCGTCCAGCCGGTCTCCGCCGCCGGAACGACGTCCATATGGCCGGAGATAATATAGCCACGCGCCTCTTTTGGCCCGATGGTGGCGAAGATGTTGGACCGATCGCCCTCCGGACCGGGAAGGACATCCACTGCGATGCCGTGGCTTTCCAAATAGCCGCGGATCCAGGACACGACGTCGTTGTTAGGTAGCCCCACGACGGAGCGAAAGCCGACGAGCTTCCCTAGTATTTCCGCTGCCTGCATTGGTGTCCTCGCAACATGCCCGGCTTGTCAATATCTGCCGTCGATCATGCGTCCGCAACGAAAGGTTTGTATCGCGTCGCCATGCATGAGATGACGGGCAAGCGACCGCTATCTCGCTTCTCCTAGATAGCTTAGAAGCCTGCGAACGATTTACATGCCGAAAGCGCATCGAATTCGGAGGATTGTTGTGCGCGCAATGCGCTCTCGAGCGAAACCTGTCGAGCGGCGGGCTTTATTGTGAACAATTGAAAAGCTTTCGCCGTTGCCTGGCCGGAACTGAATTGGTGAAGACGAGACGAAAGCAAAAGCAATGGCAGGGAGGCAAGTGGTGGACGCACCGGCATCCGAATCCAAGTTGATCGACAGCTTCAAAATGCACGTGGCTACAATTGAGAGCGCCAATCTCGAGCAGTTGCATGCCTTGTCCGTTTCCGTCGGTTGGCCTCTCCGCTCCGAGGACTTGCAGTTTCTGCGCGACTGCGGCCGCGGCTATGTCGCACACGACGACATTGGCAGGCTAACAGGTTCGGCCATGTGGTTCCCACATGGCGACGATTTCGCCACCATAGGCATGGTGATCACTTCCCCGCGTCTGCAGTCAAACGGCACCGCACGCTGGCTCATGGAACACGTGCTTTGGGATTGCTGCGGACGCAATCTCAGACTCAATGCAACGAGGGCCTCCCGCCGGCTCTATCATTCGCTCGATTTCCAGCCCATGCGGACCATATACCAATGCCAGGGCATCGTCCGCCAGGCCGACTCGACCGCAACGACGGAGCAGCCACCGGTCAGGCGACTGGAAGGCGAGGACCTTGCCGCCGTCGCTGAGCTGGATGCAGGGGCATTCGGCGTTTCGCGGACGACTCTGATCGGCAAACTCTTCGCGCAATCGGTCGGTTACGGCCTATTTCGTGGCGGTCGGCTGGAGGCTTTCGCGCTTTGTCGTCCTTTTGGCAGGGGCCATGTTATCGGCCCGGTCGTTGCAGACTCTGATGCCGACGCCCTCGCAGTGATCCGACGGCATGTCGCCGCACACGAAAACCAGTTTCTGAGGCTGGACACCCCGGTCGAGACCGGCCCTTTCGCGACATTTCTCTCCCAGTCCGGCCTGGCCGTGTTCGATACGGTGCTCGCAATGTCGCGTCGGGGCAAAGGCCGCGCCGACGTGGTACCAGGGTCGAACCTCTACGGCTTGGCAAGTCACGCCCTCGGCTGAGCCTTTACGGTCTCCGCGATTGGGAACGCAGACGCGAAGAGCGGCTTTGGGGGCAGTACCCGGACATTCCAAGCGGTGTCGTTAATCGGCCAACCAGCGACCTATCCGCCGGTGATAGGTGCGCGACAGCTCAACAGAACTTCGCGGTAGCGTGCAATCCCATATCGGTGCGGCGCGCGGCACCCGTTGTGCATTCAGCCGCGCTCCGCCTTGCCCGTCACGCGCCAGATCACATCGCCGACATCGTCCGCCACCAACAGGGAGCCGTCAGGGCCGATGGCAACTCCAACCGGCCGTCCATAGGACGCTCGCTCGTCGGGTGAAAGGAAACCCGTCAGAATGTCACGCGCCGGCCCGGCCGGGCGTCCATTCACGAATGGCACGAAGACAACCTTGTAGCCGCTCAGTGTGCTGCGGTTCCAAGAACCATGCTGGCCGATGACCATGCCCTCCGAAAAGCCGGGCAGAATGCCTGCGGGAAGCCAGCAAAGGCCAAGTGATGCAGTGTGTCCACCCAAGGCATAGTCCGGTGTTATAGCGGTTGCGACCATCGCCGGGTCCTGAGGCACCCGGTCGTCGACGATCTGCCCCCAATAGCAATAGGGCCATCCATAGAAGCCGCCGTCGCGCACTGATGTCAGATAGTCGGGAGGCGTCTCGTCGCCCAAGCCATCGCGCTCATTAACCACCGTCCAGAGTGCACCTGTTGTTGGCTCCCACGCCATGCCCACGGGGTTGCGCAAGCCGGAGGCAAATATGCGGTGCTCACCACTCTTGAGGTCAAGCTCGTGGATAGCGGCCCGTCCTTCCTCGACCGCCATTCCGCGCTCGCCTATGTTGCTGAGCGAACCGACGCCGATAAAGAGCTTTTGTCCATCGCGACTCGCAAGCAGACTTCGCGTCCAATGCCCGCCGGCCTTGAGGTCAGCCAGCTTTCGTCCGGTCGTGCTGATACGCGTGTCGCCCGTTCTATACGGGAACGCAACCACCCCATCTGTGTTGCAGACGTACAGCGTATCGCCCAGCAACGCCATGCCGAACGGCTGACGGAGTCCGTCGAGAAATACCGGGCGCACTTCGGCCACGCCGTCGCCATCGGCATCACGCAACAGCGTGATGCGATTTGGACTTGCGCCCACGGCGGCCGCGCGCTTCATCGTGCTGAACACGGCGTAGTCGAAGGCGGATTTGATGCCCCCCGGCTCGCTCAGTGCCTCAGCGACCAGTACGTCGCCATTCGGCAGCACATGAATCCACCGCGGATGTTTGAGCCCGGCCGCAAATGCGTTCACCTTGAGCCCGGCCGCCGCAGTAGGCATCTGCTCCGCGGCCCATCCCTTGGCTGTCGGCATCTTCAGTGTCGGAATACCCTGCGGCTTGGCTTTCGGGATTTTCGGGGTACTGCCATAAGCTGGTTCCAGAGAATCGCTGTCCTGGCGCCGCAAAAGGATAGCCGCAGCGCCGATCAGCGCGACCACACGACCGAAAATATCTGACAGACCCATGTGCCCTCCTAATCCTGATGTGCACGCTACCCGAAGCGCCTGCCGGTTAGTATCCTTAAACGGCATTGCTTTCATGGCGACCTCCCTGGGTGGGAAGCGCGCTACACCCGCTTGGCAGTTGGTGACAAAGATCTTGACTGGCTCCGGTTCGGCGGAGAGAGGGGCAAACTCAGGCGATGGCAGCCGTTCGCCACGAGCCTCGCGCCTGGCTTGTTCCCTTTCTGTGCTAAAGGATCGCATAACGAAGCGATTGGAGCCCACCAGCTGTATGCACGCTCAATGCTAGCTGCCCGCGCTGTCGCTGAGAACGTCCATGTACGCGCGATAAACGAACACCCGGCCTCGGCGTCGCCGGGGCTTCTTCGACGATTCCAAGGTTCTGTAGCTGGTCTAGCGCTGCGTTCACAGTTGGAACTGTGAGACCGCTCCGTTTAGACGCCGACATCGACGAGCCGCCATTCTACTCGCGCAATTGTTCGCCGTGCAGGGACCCGGACGCAAGCGGTCGACCAGAGCCGAACCCTGATTGCTTTGCGTGTTTTGCCAGATCTTCACCAGCATGGCCGTGAAAATACATGAACTCGAGGCCTGCCCCGGCTCCGGCGAGCACCAGCGACATCGGAAAGCGCGTCTATTACGTCAGGAACGCGTGCAATGCTTCCAATTCCTCCGGTCGGATCTCATGTCCGCCGGAATGGTAACATGCCTCGACGCGGGCCTTCTGTGCCGCGAAGTAGTCGGCCAGCCGCGCTGAGAGGGGGAGCGGGCAGATCGGGTCGCGTTGCCCCGCGGTGATCAGGATTGGTCGATCTTTCAACTGCTCGCTGTTCGGGGGGATCCATGGAATGAGTGGATGCAGCAGGGCAGCTCGGTCGAAAAGGCCGGCATTCTTGAACAAAACGGACGCAAGGATGGTTGCCCCGTTCGAATAGCCGAGCCCGTATATTGGCCGCCCCGGATTTGCTGCTTTGTGGGCGGCAATGAATCTGGCCATCTTTTCTGTTCGCAAGGTCAGGTCCTCCATGTCGTAGGAGCCTTCGCTCGTCCGACGAAAGAAGCGCAGCGCGCCAAATTCCGACACGTCCCCTCGCGGCGAAATAACTCCGGCATCCGGCAGGATGAGATCGTCATCGTGGTCTTCTCCGTCGGGCTGGACGCGAACTGCTGCGGCCCCGAAGTTGGTCAGTCTTTGATCGGTTTTAGACGGCGTGAGATCTGGTCGCGATAAGGCTCGTAGCGCGTGGGAAGCTTCACTGCCCCACAGAGGTGTGCGGTGTCTTCATCGCGGTCAAACCCCGGCTCGTTGGTCGCGATCTCGAACAACACGCCCCGGGGCGTGGGGAAGTAGAGCGCCCAGAAGTAGTCACGGTCTATGACAGGCGTTACCTGATAGCCGGTGTCCATCAGAGCCTTGCGAACCTCGAGCTGAGCCGCCCGATCGTCCACGGCGAAGGCGATGTGATGCACCGAGCCAGCGCCGAGGCGGCGAGATCGGCCTTGGGAACTGTTTCCAGAGCGATGACGTCGGCGCCGTTGCCGCCGCTGGCGGCGAAGCTCGACCGGTCGCCTTTGCGATCCACCTCCTGGTAACCCATGAAGCTGATTAGCTCGCGCGTTGCACCGGCATCCTTTAGAGGCAGACTTGTCCGGTGGAAGCCCGTGATCGCCTTGTCCGGGTCGACCTCTGTGTTGCCCAACCGGGCCGCGGGCGCCATCGACTGCGATAGACCTCCGGGTCGTCGAAATTCACAGTCTTCTTTACGCGGCGCGGCCGAGCGCCTTGGCAAGTCGCTGTTCTCCTGGGTGCTGGCGCCCATCGACGTGAGATGATGAAGGCCTTTGATCTGTGTGAGCATGGCAAGTTCCCTCGGCTAGCGTGTATCGCCTGATCTGGAGAGAAAATCGCTCAGGTCCTCATGAAAGTGAACAGCAATAATATTGACAAATTTGTTGCGAAAATTGCAATAATATAGGCATGGGCGATCTAAGCGACATCCGGGTTTTCTTGGCCGTAGCGCAGCAACGCAGCTTCACCGCGGCGGCGCGACAGTTGTCGATGACACCGCCGACCGTGACCCGCTCCGTCAGCGCGCTGGAGCAGAGCCTGGGAGTGCAGCTCCTGCTGCGCACCACACGTCAGGTTTCATTGACGTCGGCCGGCGCCGTCTACGCGGCGCGCGTAGAGCCACTGATCAGGCAGTTCGACCAAGTGAGGGACGATCTGCGCGAAGAGCAAGGGGACGTGGCCGGGCTCATCCGCATCAATGCGCCGCTTTCACTCGGCCAACAACTGCTGCCGGACATCGTCTCAGGGTTTCGGGCCGAACATCCGCAGGTAAGCGTTTCGCTGTCTCGAACCGACCGCTTCATCGACATCGTGTCCGAGCGTTTCGATC
This genomic interval carries:
- the argE gene encoding acetylornithine deacetylase, with the protein product MQAAEILGKLVGFRSVVGLPNNDVVSWIRGYLESHGIAVDVLPGPEGDRSNIFATIGPKEARGYIISGHMDVVPAAETGWTSDPFRLRVEADRLYGRGTTDMKGFLAAVLAAVPKLAAMPLRRPLHLALSYDEEAGCRGVPHMIARLPELCRQPLGAIIGEPTGMRAIRAHKGKAAARLTVRGRSGHSSRPDQGLNAIHGVAGVLTQAVAEADRLVGGPFEHVFEPPYSSLQIGTVKGGQAVNIIPDSCEVEFEARAISGVDPAELLAPVRKTAEALTTLGFEVEWQELSAYPALSLEPHAPLAALLEELTGREALPAVSYGTEAGLFQRAGIDAIICGPGDIGRAHKPDEYILIDELMACRAMVEALGARCTA
- a CDS encoding GNAT family N-acetyltransferase; the protein is MDAPASESKLIDSFKMHVATIESANLEQLHALSVSVGWPLRSEDLQFLRDCGRGYVAHDDIGRLTGSAMWFPHGDDFATIGMVITSPRLQSNGTARWLMEHVLWDCCGRNLRLNATRASRRLYHSLDFQPMRTIYQCQGIVRQADSTATTEQPPVRRLEGEDLAAVAELDAGAFGVSRTTLIGKLFAQSVGYGLFRGGRLEAFALCRPFGRGHVIGPVVADSDADALAVIRRHVAAHENQFLRLDTPVETGPFATFLSQSGLAVFDTVLAMSRRGKGRADVVPGSNLYGLASHALG
- a CDS encoding PQQ-dependent sugar dehydrogenase is translated as MGLSDIFGRVVALIGAAAILLRRQDSDSLEPAYGSTPKIPKAKPQGIPTLKMPTAKGWAAEQMPTAAAGLKVNAFAAGLKHPRWIHVLPNGDVLVAEALSEPGGIKSAFDYAVFSTMKRAAAVGASPNRITLLRDADGDGVAEVRPVFLDGLRQPFGMALLGDTLYVCNTDGVVAFPYRTGDTRISTTGRKLADLKAGGHWTRSLLASRDGQKLFIGVGSLSNIGERGMAVEEGRAAIHELDLKSGEHRIFASGLRNPVGMAWEPTTGALWTVVNERDGLGDETPPDYLTSVRDGGFYGWPYCYWGQIVDDRVPQDPAMVATAITPDYALGGHTASLGLCWLPAGILPGFSEGMVIGQHGSWNRSTLSGYKVVFVPFVNGRPAGPARDILTGFLSPDERASYGRPVGVAIGPDGSLLVADDVGDVIWRVTGKAERG